The genomic stretch ATTTAACAACGCTTTTGTGCACAAATAGTAATTTAACCACCTTAGATGTTACGCAACTTCCAAATTTAGTGACGCTATATTGCGGAACACGAACAGTAACACCTTATGCCGAAGGTGTATATATTCCGGCGAGTGTTCCAAATCAATTGACGGTTTTAGATGTTTCACAAAATCCAATGCTGCAAATTTTAAGTTGTAGTGAAAACCTTTTAACTACTTTGAATACAACTGGAAATACGGGCTTACAGACTTTAATTTGCAATGGAAATTTATTGAGCGCTTTAAATATTTCGCAAAACACGCAACTATACACACTTCAATGCAATGCGAATGATATTACAAGTTTAGATGTAAGTTTGCAGTCAAATTTAATTAGGTTGAATTGTACAAATAATCTTTTGACAACAATTGACGTAACTCAAAATCCGAATCTTTCATATTTAGATTGTAGCAATAATCAAATCACACAAAGTTTTGTAAAGAATGGAAATACCTTTATAACAACGGTCACCGAAGATTTTTCTGTTTTTTATGAGTTTAAATATTATGGAAATCCGATGGAATATATTTGTGCGGATGACTTTGAAATTGACGAAATTAATACTAGAATGCCTTCCAATATAAATGCAGCCGTTAATACCTATTGCTCTTTCACACCAGGCGGAAGTTACAACACAATTGAAGGAACAGTTCGTTATGACGCAAATGGAAATGGTTGCGATGTAAGTGATAATGCGTATCAATACTTAAATTTGAATTTAACGAATAGCACTAACGAAACTTCAACAGTTGCTACAAAAAACGATGGCACGTATAGTTTTCATTTTTCAGATGATGGAGTTTACACATTAACACCTGAATTGGAAAACCCAAGTTATTTCACAGTTTCTCCAGCAAGTGTTACTATAGATTTTCCAACAGATACAAGTCCGTTTACACAAAATTTTTGCATTACACCAAATGGAATTCACAATGATATTGATGTTACATTACTTCCTGTAAATGTTGCCAGACCTGGATTTGAAAGCAATTATAAAATAGTCTATAAAAACAAAGGAAGCACAACGCTATCTGGCGCTATTAATTTGATGTTTGAAGATGATGTTATGGATTTTGTAACCTCAAATCCAACAATTGCAACACAAGCTCTAAATTCATTACAATGGAATTATACAAATCTTGCACCTTTTGAATCGCGCGAAATAGTATTTACTATGAATTTAAACTCGCCAACAGATTCGTTTCCTTTAAATGCCGATGATGTGTTAGCATTTGAAGCAACCATTTCGCCTGTTATTGCTGATGAAACTATGGAAGATAACACTTTTGTACTTTCACAAATTGTTGTAAATTCTTTTGATCCAAATGATAAAACGTGTTTACAAGGAATTCAAGTGACTACTGATTTTATTGGAAAATATGTAGATTATATAATTCGTTTTGAAAACACTGGAACCGCAAATGCAATTAACGTTGTTGTAAAAGATGTGATAGATATTTCTATGTTCGATCCAACTACATTAATTGTTACAGAAGCAAGTCATGCGGTTGCTACTAAAATCACGAATACGAATACGGTAGAGTTTATCTTTGAAAATATCAATCTGCCTTTTAATGATGCTTCAAATGATGGATATGTGACGTTTAAAATGAAAACACTGCCAACATTAGTTGAAAATGATACGTTTGAAAATGAAGCCGAAATTTACTTTGATTATAATTTTCCTATTACAACAAATAGAAGCATCACGCTGATTAAAAATACGTTGAGCACTACTAATTTTGAGTTAGATTCCTTTGAAATATATCCAAATCCTGTGGAAGATGTATTGGTGATTAAAACGAAAGAAACTATTGAAACCATAAGTATTTATGACATTGCTGGACGATTAATTCAACAAAATTCATATTCAGGAACACAAAATAGTATTGAGATTTCTACTAGAAAATTTACGCAAGGAACTTATTTTGTAAAAATTAAAACAGCATCTGGAGCAACTTTAGTAAAGAAAATTGTGAAAGCGTAATTTGCCAATTACGCATAGAAAAATCGAGCGAAAGCGATATTACAAATTCATTTTAAGCAAACAAACACATTTTCAAATTGACAAATCAACAAATCATCAAATTAAGATAATTCAACAGTGGGATCCCAAAAGAGCTTTTCAAGATTTTGAATTTGATTGTCAATAACCTCAACACCTTCACTTTCGAGTAATTGTTGCATTAAATTTGTGCCTTGAAAGTGATGTTTTCCCGTGAGCAATCCTTTTTTGTTAACAACTCTGTGTGCATGAACATCTTCATGTTTCCCTGAACTGTTCATTGCCCAACCAACCATGCGCGCACTTCTCGCCGCGCCTAAGTATTTGGCAATAGCGCCATAACTGGTAACGCGTCCGTACGGAATGAGTTTGGCGACTTCATATACACGTTCAAAGAAGTTTTCGTTTTCTGGTTTCATGTAGTTGGTTGTGAGTTGTAAAAGATACGAACAAGCGTTACAATGACTAAAACTAACATTAACGCACTTAAGATATAATCTGAATATTTAGAGAATTTACCTGAGCCTGATTGCGATTTGTCAAAGTAGAAAACATACATATATAACATTGCAAATGTACCAAAACCTGCCGCAAATACGAATGTAATAATATCAATGATTGTAAATTCCATTAAGCCAGAGACTTTCCACAAAGCATTCAATCCTGCAAAGTATGGAATTGGCAATACATTGAGCGTCGCTAAAAAAATCCCTTTGAAAAAGCTGCTTTTTTTACTCACTTTAACCATTCGGATTCTTTTCTCTTTATTTTTTAGCGCTTTGATAAAAAAGTAAATCCCCAAGAGTCCAAAAATAACCAATGCCACTTTTAGTAATATGTCAATTACTTCTTGGTTGTAGTGTAAATATTTAGAGATGGTAACCGCAATAATTGCTTGAATGACCACAACTAACGAAGCACCAATAGCAAAGATTACGCCATTCATTTTCCCTTTTTGCGTACTTATTTTTGCCGCCGTAATGTTGATTAGACCTGGCGGAACAACACCTAAGAGTGCTGCTGAAAAGGTAACAAAAAAGAGAATAATGAGATCGGTCATTACTTGATTTTGAAGTGAATATAGGTAATAGGCTTGTTTACTTCCAAATATTGTGACTCATAAAATGTCTGAATTTCAGTAACATCGGCCGGACTTCCTTCATTTTTGTACACATCATGATTGGCGTATAATACTTCGTGTCCCGCGCCATGCAAGAGTCCTAAGGTATAACCATGCATAAATTCGCTGTCTGTTTTTAAGTGTACAGTTCCTTCATTTTTTAGCACTTTTTTGTAGCTCGCTAAAAACGATTCGTTGGTCATTCTGTGTTTGGTGCGCTTGTATTTTATTTGCGGATCGGGAAATGTAATCCAAATTTCGGAGACTTCATTTTCTGCAAACATACCTTCTATGAGTTCTATTTGCGATCGGATAAAGGCAACATTTTTCATTTCATCTTCTACGGCAGTTTTTGCACCTCGCCAAAAGCGCGCGCCTTTGATATCGATTCCAATAAAGTTTTTGTTTGGAAACTTTTTTGCCAAAGCAACTGTGTATTCTCCTTTACCGCAACCTAATTCTAATATAATTGGCGCGTCATTTTTGAAGAAATTGCTATTCCATTTTCCTTTGTATGGAAATTTGTTTTCTGTAATTTCTTCGCGTGTTGGTTGTATGACATTCGAAAACGTATCGTTTTCTTTAAAGCGTTTTAGTTTGTTTTTACTTCCCACAATGTTTTCTTGATATTTTGACAAAACTAAGGAAATCTTGCAGACCTTTTTATATTCTTATCTTTGATTTTATGAAGAATTCCAAAACTGTTCTTATTGCTCCGCTAAATTGGGGTTTGGGTCACGCCACAAGAAGCATTCCGATTATTAGAGGTTTGCTTGCGCATGATTTTACACCTGTAATTGCTTCCGACGGAATTGCGTTAGCACTTTTACAGAAAGAGTTTCCCGATTTGGAAACCATCACGCTTCCAGATTATCAGATAGAATACGCTAAGAAAGGCAAGAATTTCAAACTGAAAATGTTGAAAGATTCGCCAAAGTTGCTGAAAGCCATTTCTAAAGAGAAAAAAATGATTAAGAAATTGGTAAAGCAACGTGATTTTTGTGGAATTATCTCTGATAACCGATTTGGCGTGTATAGCAAAAAAGTGCCCTCTGTTTTTGTGACACATCAATTGAATGTTTTGAGCGGAACAACAACTTGGTTTAGTAGTAAGATT from Kordia antarctica encodes the following:
- a CDS encoding T9SS type A sorting domain-containing protein; the protein is MKHFHLLCAFLLCTYISHSQIVNIGDPSLKSELIADGVDTNNDGEIQLSEAAAVTILNVTNNYARTFQGIEQFTNLIELHIGSGTSLIGTDSENLDIRKLIHLEELYLRSFSGEVNLSDLSSLRIVDTNLSFGSAGDFNLTGLTNLEKFSNGVFNSNNSEFYLNHLINLTELQLDGHGLTHLDVGNLINLQMLSFANNQITNIDLSNLTNLTQFVCFQNQLTSLDLSNANVIGSLTLANNPLTTLNIKDGIINTFGNNPFNNTNIQSICCDASELTDVQTEVMNAGYTGVTFETNCAPTPSTPYYTIQGKNTLDTNLDGCDAGDGFLSSVKYTISNGTDTATIYTDKFGNYEFIGKTGTYTITPSVPNTSYYSFSSASVTVNLPADGTTVVHDFCIMPNGPPIVTTLPLQLKNDLISQTNIDTNNDGEIQITEAESVTSLTINSPIIKGLGDFINLETLNCTSSIYSNNPVLYLDVTPLSNLKNLYCSGNSLATIDVSQNLLLERLECAANKLTGLLLQNNVNLKRLVCGNFTSSLPVNNIFDANDNSFKTLDVSANTLLEYLSCSYVTLDSLQLGSNTNLTTLLCTNSNLTTLDVTQLPNLVTLYCGTRTVTPYAEGVYIPASVPNQLTVLDVSQNPMLQILSCSENLLTTLNTTGNTGLQTLICNGNLLSALNISQNTQLYTLQCNANDITSLDVSLQSNLIRLNCTNNLLTTIDVTQNPNLSYLDCSNNQITQSFVKNGNTFITTVTEDFSVFYEFKYYGNPMEYICADDFEIDEINTRMPSNINAAVNTYCSFTPGGSYNTIEGTVRYDANGNGCDVSDNAYQYLNLNLTNSTNETSTVATKNDGTYSFHFSDDGVYTLTPELENPSYFTVSPASVTIDFPTDTSPFTQNFCITPNGIHNDIDVTLLPVNVARPGFESNYKIVYKNKGSTTLSGAINLMFEDDVMDFVTSNPTIATQALNSLQWNYTNLAPFESREIVFTMNLNSPTDSFPLNADDVLAFEATISPVIADETMEDNTFVLSQIVVNSFDPNDKTCLQGIQVTTDFIGKYVDYIIRFENTGTANAINVVVKDVIDISMFDPTTLIVTEASHAVATKITNTNTVEFIFENINLPFNDASNDGYVTFKMKTLPTLVENDTFENEAEIYFDYNFPITTNRSITLIKNTLSTTNFELDSFEIYPNPVEDVLVIKTKETIETISIYDIAGRLIQQNSYSGTQNSIEISTRKFTQGTYFVKIKTASGATLVKKIVKA
- a CDS encoding MGMT family protein; its protein translation is MKPENENFFERVYEVAKLIPYGRVTSYGAIAKYLGAARSARMVGWAMNSSGKHEDVHAHRVVNKKGLLTGKHHFQGTNLMQQLLESEGVEVIDNQIQNLEKLFWDPTVELS
- a CDS encoding lysine transporter LysE, which translates into the protein MTDLIILFFVTFSAALLGVVPPGLINITAAKISTQKGKMNGVIFAIGASLVVVIQAIIAVTISKYLHYNQEVIDILLKVALVIFGLLGIYFFIKALKNKEKRIRMVKVSKKSSFFKGIFLATLNVLPIPYFAGLNALWKVSGLMEFTIIDIITFVFAAGFGTFAMLYMYVFYFDKSQSGSGKFSKYSDYILSALMLVLVIVTLVRIFYNSQPTT
- the trmB gene encoding tRNA (guanosine(46)-N7)-methyltransferase TrmB, with product MGSKNKLKRFKENDTFSNVIQPTREEITENKFPYKGKWNSNFFKNDAPIILELGCGKGEYTVALAKKFPNKNFIGIDIKGARFWRGAKTAVEDEMKNVAFIRSQIELIEGMFAENEVSEIWITFPDPQIKYKRTKHRMTNESFLASYKKVLKNEGTVHLKTDSEFMHGYTLGLLHGAGHEVLYANHDVYKNEGSPADVTEIQTFYESQYLEVNKPITYIHFKIK